The proteins below come from a single Erythrobacter sp. SG61-1L genomic window:
- a CDS encoding cation:proton antiporter — protein sequence MEEAGQASLLHDGFLLLGFALFFVLVFRRLGLGATLGYLVAGAVVGPQVLGLVGDAEQKIGIAELGITLLLFIVGLELSPQRLWRMKREIFGLGLLQVVLCGLAVSGIIFLFTSFTPEAALALGLPLALSSTAQVLPMLQSAGRLRTPFGERAFAILLFQDLSIIPLITVIAAMSRNPLDAGGPPGWLLVLYTAAAIVGLIAAGRFLIRPLFGLIGNLGEREMFVVTALFTVIASAALMEMLGLSTALGAFIAGVMLADSPYRHELEADVEPFRSILLGLFFLSVGMLLDLRAIAEHPFFVAAMAAALIATKVAVIFGIATAFRMPWRSALGLGLLLSQGGEFGFVLFAQAQEALLIEPQAASLFGAIITLSMATTPFLMLATKRVRQVPDAKLATRDGPKADGAQALVVGYGRFGQTVAQMLMAGGIPVTLIDRDVDMIDVASQFGAKVYFGDGTRLDLLRQAGAGEAQLIAFCIDRDQAEPGLVEAVHEAFPQAAIYVRGFDRRSVIALHGSPVNYVMREVLESAVAMGRMALENLGLGQDEIERAEDAFRANDRERLHDQFASGDVRSSREKILTEPRRVGEP from the coding sequence ATGGAAGAAGCTGGCCAGGCGTCCTTGCTGCATGACGGGTTCCTGCTGCTGGGCTTTGCGCTGTTCTTCGTGCTCGTCTTCCGCCGTTTGGGGCTGGGCGCCACGCTGGGCTATCTGGTGGCCGGCGCCGTGGTCGGCCCGCAGGTGCTGGGCCTTGTGGGCGATGCGGAACAGAAGATCGGCATTGCCGAACTGGGCATCACCCTGCTGCTGTTCATCGTGGGGCTGGAACTTTCGCCGCAGCGCTTGTGGCGCATGAAGCGCGAGATTTTCGGGCTGGGCCTGTTGCAGGTGGTGCTGTGCGGGCTGGCGGTGAGCGGGATCATCTTCCTGTTCACCAGCTTCACGCCCGAAGCGGCGCTGGCGCTGGGCCTGCCGCTGGCCCTGTCCTCTACCGCGCAGGTGCTGCCCATGCTGCAATCGGCCGGACGCCTGCGCACTCCCTTTGGCGAGCGGGCCTTTGCCATATTGCTGTTCCAGGATCTGTCGATCATCCCGCTTATCACCGTGATCGCGGCGATGAGCCGTAATCCGCTGGATGCGGGCGGCCCTCCGGGCTGGCTGCTGGTGCTCTATACGGCGGCGGCCATTGTGGGGCTGATTGCGGCGGGGCGCTTCCTGATCCGTCCGCTCTTCGGCCTGATCGGCAATCTGGGCGAGCGCGAGATGTTCGTCGTCACGGCCCTGTTCACGGTGATCGCCTCGGCCGCGCTGATGGAAATGCTGGGCCTTTCCACCGCGCTGGGCGCCTTCATCGCGGGCGTGATGCTGGCCGATTCCCCCTATCGGCACGAGCTGGAGGCGGATGTGGAACCGTTCCGCTCCATCCTGCTGGGCCTGTTCTTCCTTTCGGTGGGCATGTTGCTCGACCTGCGGGCGATTGCGGAACACCCCTTCTTCGTTGCCGCCATGGCCGCGGCGCTGATTGCCACCAAGGTTGCCGTGATCTTCGGCATCGCCACGGCATTTCGCATGCCCTGGCGCAGTGCGCTGGGCCTCGGCCTGCTGCTGAGTCAGGGCGGCGAATTCGGCTTCGTATTGTTCGCACAGGCACAGGAAGCGCTGCTGATCGAGCCGCAGGCCGCCAGCCTGTTCGGGGCGATCATCACGCTCTCCATGGCGACCACGCCCTTCCTGATGCTGGCCACCAAGCGTGTGCGGCAGGTGCCCGATGCCAAGCTCGCCACGCGGGATGGGCCGAAGGCCGACGGCGCGCAGGCGCTGGTGGTGGGCTATGGCCGCTTCGGCCAGACAGTGGCGCAAATGCTGATGGCGGGCGGCATTCCCGTGACCCTGATCGACCGCGATGTGGACATGATCGACGTGGCCAGCCAGTTCGGCGCCAAGGTCTATTTCGGGGACGGCACGCGGCTGGACCTGCTGCGGCAGGCCGGGGCAGGGGAAGCCCAGTTGATCGCCTTCTGCATCGATCGCGATCAGGCCGAGCCGGGCCTTGTGGAGGCCGTGCATGAAGCCTTCCCGCAAGCGGCGATCTATGTGCGCGGGTTTGACCGGCGCAGCGTGATCGCGCTGCACGGCAGCCCGGTGAATTACGTGATGCGCGAAGTGCTGGAATCAGCCGTGGCCATGGGCCGCATGGCGCTGGAAAATCTCGGGCTGGGTCAGGACGAGATCGAACGCGCCGAAGACGCCTTCCGCGCCAATGATCGCGAGCGCCTGCATGACCAGTTCGCCTCAGGCGACGTGCGCAGCTCGCGCGAGAAGATCCTCACTGAGCCGAGGCGGGTCGGGGAGCCTTAG
- a CDS encoding SMP-30/gluconolactonase/LRE family protein, which yields MQTFQPIVALDARAELGESPIWHAGEKRLYWVDIFRSELHRFDPATGTDESRAFDQALGCFAFRAGGGFLLAMKDGLATLDSWDAQPVPYGDQMLAGKADLRLNDGCTDPAGRFWVGSVNEAKSATDAALYRADADGTVTFLEGGMTTCNSAGFSADGTMFCHADSPSHMLRAYDADPASGALSNRRILHHFPEGKGTPDGGWFDMEGCFWVALFGLSDGGGKVVRLSPQGEILATVEIPTHRTTMIGFGGEDMRTAYVTSARALMSDAELERHPHAGAIFSFQVDVPGVPATPFAG from the coding sequence ATGCAGACTTTCCAACCCATCGTGGCGCTCGATGCGCGGGCCGAACTTGGCGAAAGCCCCATCTGGCATGCAGGCGAAAAGCGGCTCTATTGGGTCGATATCTTCCGCAGCGAGTTGCACCGCTTCGATCCCGCCACTGGCACGGATGAAAGCCGCGCCTTCGATCAGGCGCTGGGCTGCTTCGCCTTCCGCGCCGGGGGCGGCTTCCTGCTGGCGATGAAGGACGGGCTGGCCACGCTGGACAGCTGGGATGCGCAGCCCGTGCCCTATGGCGATCAGATGCTGGCGGGCAAGGCGGACCTCAGGCTCAACGATGGCTGCACCGATCCTGCCGGGCGTTTCTGGGTCGGTTCGGTGAACGAAGCGAAAAGCGCGACTGACGCCGCGCTCTATCGCGCCGATGCCGATGGCACGGTGACTTTCCTCGAAGGCGGGATGACCACCTGTAATTCGGCAGGCTTTTCGGCTGACGGCACCATGTTCTGCCATGCCGACAGCCCCAGCCACATGCTGCGCGCCTATGATGCCGATCCGGCCAGCGGCGCCCTGTCCAACCGGCGCATCCTGCACCACTTCCCCGAAGGGAAGGGCACGCCCGATGGCGGCTGGTTCGACATGGAAGGCTGTTTCTGGGTGGCGCTGTTCGGCCTGTCCGACGGGGGCGGCAAGGTGGTGCGCCTTTCGCCGCAGGGCGAGATTCTCGCCACGGTAGAGATTCCCACGCACCGCACCACCATGATCGGCTTCGGCGGGGAGGACATGCGCACCGCCTATGTCACCAGCGCCCGCGCGCTGATGAGCGACGCGGAACTGGAACGCCACCCCCATGCAGGCGCGATCTTCTCCTTCCAGGTGGACGTCCCCGGCGTGCCCGCCACGCCCTTTGCGGGGTGA
- a CDS encoding L,D-transpeptidase family protein, whose product MRVLLGVAVVAVPAAVAAQPGAGDAASAAQPAVQPLPVVPPQPELLSDADAPMQWSKADADALLSLIEGIGSEGLFSSDYQMQGLAAAIAEGEGDALNEQATRSFSWLIEDLRDGRTPMEARKQWFVVDPDPDVLPTRNVMAEALTSGDIAGVVAKLAPSVPDYAALKQALAETPKANKARIALIRANMDRWRWLAKDLGSQYLLTNVPEYQLRLTVNNKIIRTYRTIVGKPGRTATPQLAEVVEGVIFNPTWTVPQSIVKGEGLGARLLANPASARAQGYAVTKGANGFVNVVQQPGPTNSLGLMKLDMPNEHAIFLHDTPSRHLFDKEDRALSHGCIRTEGAQVLAITMAMLGKGATKEEAAAISASGKYTKVPLQKTFPVYITYFTMGRDINGQLTTFNDIYGRDAPVLASFDQPRVSNRARKTDEEVVEIVDDLQI is encoded by the coding sequence ATGCGTGTTCTTCTGGGTGTTGCGGTTGTGGCGGTTCCGGCTGCCGTCGCCGCTCAGCCTGGCGCAGGCGATGCCGCATCTGCCGCTCAACCCGCCGTGCAGCCTCTGCCTGTCGTCCCGCCCCAGCCGGAACTGCTGTCCGATGCCGATGCCCCGATGCAGTGGAGCAAGGCCGATGCCGACGCGCTGCTCTCGCTGATCGAAGGGATCGGATCGGAAGGGCTGTTCTCCTCCGATTACCAGATGCAGGGCCTTGCCGCCGCCATTGCCGAGGGCGAAGGCGATGCGCTGAACGAACAGGCCACCCGCAGCTTTTCCTGGCTGATCGAGGATCTGCGCGACGGGCGCACCCCGATGGAAGCGCGCAAGCAGTGGTTCGTGGTCGATCCCGATCCCGATGTGCTGCCCACGCGCAATGTCATGGCCGAGGCGCTGACCAGCGGTGACATTGCCGGCGTAGTGGCCAAGCTGGCCCCCAGTGTGCCCGATTATGCCGCGCTGAAGCAGGCACTGGCCGAGACGCCAAAGGCCAACAAGGCGCGCATCGCCCTGATCCGCGCCAATATGGATCGCTGGCGCTGGCTGGCGAAGGATCTCGGCTCGCAATATCTGCTCACCAACGTGCCGGAATATCAATTGCGGCTGACGGTGAACAACAAGATCATCCGTACCTATCGCACCATCGTGGGCAAGCCCGGCCGCACGGCCACGCCGCAGCTGGCCGAAGTGGTGGAAGGCGTGATCTTCAACCCCACCTGGACCGTGCCGCAAAGCATCGTGAAGGGCGAAGGGCTGGGCGCACGCCTGCTGGCCAACCCGGCATCGGCCCGTGCGCAGGGCTATGCAGTGACCAAGGGCGCCAATGGCTTCGTCAATGTGGTGCAGCAGCCGGGGCCGACCAATTCGCTCGGCCTGATGAAGCTCGACATGCCGAACGAACACGCGATCTTCCTGCACGATACCCCCTCGCGCCACCTGTTCGACAAGGAAGACCGCGCGCTCAGCCACGGCTGCATCCGCACCGAAGGGGCGCAGGTTCTGGCCATCACCATGGCGATGCTGGGCAAGGGCGCGACGAAGGAAGAGGCCGCGGCCATTTCCGCCTCGGGCAAATATACCAAGGTGCCGCTGCAGAAGACCTTCCCGGTCTACATCACCTATTTCACCATGGGCCGCGACATCAACGGCCAGCTGACCACCTTCAACGACATCTACGGCCGCGACGCGCCCGTGCTGGCCAGCTTCGACCAGCCCCGTGTCTCCAACCGTGCCCGCAAGACGGACGAGGAAGTGGTGGAGATCGTGGACGATCTGCAGATCTGA
- a CDS encoding GNAT family N-acetyltransferase: MNLSIRAAAPADMPLIASLIRALAEYEKLSHEVRFDEAVLEQKLFGPRPYAEVLIGEVDGVARGFALFFHNFSTFEGRPGIYLEDLFVMPEARGAGLGKALLTELARLAVERDCARLEWWVLDWNEPSIGFYKSLGAKMMDEWTVMRVDGDALTALAGQAESGS; the protein is encoded by the coding sequence ATGAATCTTTCCATCCGCGCGGCTGCCCCCGCCGACATGCCCCTGATCGCCTCGCTGATCCGGGCACTGGCCGAGTACGAAAAGCTCTCCCACGAAGTCCGCTTCGACGAGGCGGTGCTGGAGCAGAAACTGTTCGGGCCCCGTCCGTATGCTGAAGTGCTGATCGGCGAAGTGGATGGCGTGGCGCGCGGCTTCGCGCTGTTCTTCCATAATTTCTCCACTTTCGAAGGGCGTCCGGGGATTTACCTCGAAGATCTGTTCGTCATGCCCGAAGCGCGCGGGGCGGGCCTCGGCAAGGCGCTGCTGACCGAACTCGCCCGGCTGGCCGTGGAACGCGATTGCGCCCGGCTGGAATGGTGGGTGCTGGACTGGAACGAACCTTCCATCGGCTTCTACAAATCGCTCGGCGCGAAGATGATGGACGAATGGACCGTAATGCGCGTGGACGGCGATGCACTGACCGCGCTGGCAGGGCAGGCCGAAAGCGGTTCCTGA
- a CDS encoding DMT family transporter produces MSHTDPHRHSLAPFVAIAVSIAFYSVMDGAMKFASLALGAYSATFWRNALGAAIVLPMWLREGAHRPGWPQIKLHLMRGTVSAGVATTFFYGLIRLPLAEAIAISFIAPLIALFLAALLLKEKVGKQAIGASVLGLVGVLVIAVGRTGEANAHPEASLGVAAVLVSACLYAWNLVLQRQQALLSKPAEVALFQSLVAALVLSFAAPWLLVMPDAESWISLGVSALMAVIALMLGSWAYGRAETQALVPFEYTAFLWAALFGWIAFGEKVTLPTVLGAVLIVAGCWIAAPRKRTEQTAL; encoded by the coding sequence ATGAGCCACACCGATCCCCACCGCCATTCGCTGGCGCCCTTCGTGGCGATCGCCGTTTCCATCGCCTTTTATTCGGTGATGGACGGGGCAATGAAATTCGCCTCGCTGGCGCTGGGGGCCTATAGCGCCACATTCTGGCGCAATGCGCTGGGCGCGGCAATCGTCCTGCCGATGTGGCTGCGCGAAGGGGCGCACCGGCCGGGCTGGCCGCAGATAAAGCTGCACCTGATGCGCGGTACGGTTTCCGCAGGCGTTGCAACCACCTTCTTCTATGGCCTCATCCGCCTGCCGCTGGCCGAAGCCATTGCCATTTCCTTCATCGCCCCGCTGATCGCCCTGTTCCTGGCCGCACTGCTGCTGAAGGAGAAGGTCGGCAAACAGGCCATCGGCGCTTCCGTGCTGGGGCTGGTGGGCGTGCTGGTGATCGCGGTGGGCCGCACGGGCGAGGCCAATGCCCATCCCGAGGCTTCGCTGGGCGTGGCCGCCGTGCTGGTTTCTGCCTGCCTCTATGCCTGGAACCTGGTGCTGCAACGCCAGCAGGCATTGCTGTCCAAACCCGCCGAAGTGGCCCTGTTCCAGAGCCTTGTGGCGGCCCTTGTCCTGTCTTTCGCCGCGCCCTGGCTGCTGGTGATGCCTGACGCGGAAAGCTGGATCAGCCTGGGCGTCAGCGCGCTGATGGCGGTGATTGCGCTGATGCTGGGCAGCTGGGCCTATGGCCGGGCGGAAACGCAGGCGCTGGTGCCGTTCGAATATACCGCCTTCCTGTGGGCAGCCCTGTTCGGCTGGATCGCCTTTGGCGAGAAAGTGACCCTGCCCACCGTGCTGGGCGCGGTGCTGATCGTGGCCGGGTGCTGGATCGCCGCGCCAAGGAAGCGGACGGAGCAGACCGCGCTTTAG
- a CDS encoding murein L,D-transpeptidase catalytic domain-containing protein, protein MSTAFDRRNLLKVAGAAVAAAALPTRVFAQASPLTERDRKLLEIAKREVERAGSALWRTDLAGIADYGVHSAIPRFHFANLEAGTVRSFLVAHGTGSDPDHSGFLQQFSNVEGSNATSRGAYVTWEWYKGKYGTSIRLGGLDQDNSNALPRAIVMHSADYATQAHVEKWGRLGRSNGCFAMSPEDFNEALWHLSGGRLLYAERLGLV, encoded by the coding sequence ATGAGCACGGCATTCGACAGACGAAATCTGCTGAAGGTCGCAGGCGCCGCCGTCGCAGCGGCTGCCCTGCCCACGCGGGTCTTTGCGCAGGCTTCTCCGCTTACGGAGCGGGATCGCAAGCTGCTGGAAATCGCGAAGCGCGAGGTTGAGCGGGCGGGCAGCGCATTGTGGCGGACCGATCTGGCCGGGATTGCGGATTACGGCGTCCATTCGGCCATTCCGCGCTTCCATTTCGCCAATCTGGAAGCGGGCACGGTGCGCAGTTTCCTGGTTGCCCACGGCACGGGATCGGACCCGGATCATTCCGGTTTCCTGCAGCAATTTTCCAATGTGGAAGGCTCCAACGCCACCAGCCGGGGGGCCTATGTCACCTGGGAATGGTACAAGGGCAAATATGGCACCTCGATCCGCCTTGGCGGGCTGGATCAGGATAATTCCAACGCCCTGCCCCGCGCCATCGTGATGCATTCGGCCGATTATGCCACGCAGGCCCATGTCGAGAAATGGGGCCGCCTCGGCCGCTCCAATGGCTGCTTCGCCATGAGCCCGGAAGATTTCAACGAAGCCCTGTGGCACCTTTCCGGCGGCCGGTTGCTCTATGCGGAGCGGCTTGGGCTGGTCTGA
- the acnA gene encoding aconitate hydratase AcnA — MTQVGKNSLGTRSTLNVGGKDYAYYSLKKAAEKIGDVSRLPFSMKVLLENLLRFEDGGFTVSTDDIQAIADWQKNPVTGAEIQYRPARVLLQDFTGVPCVVDLAAMRDAIAKLGGDTSKINPLVPVNLVIDHSVMVDEFGHPKAFEENVEIEYQRNMERYDFLKWGSKSLNNFYAVPPGTGICHQVNLENIAKSVWTSVDQNGETVAYFDTCVGTDSHTTMVNGLGVLGWGVGGIEAEAAMLGQPVSMLIPEVVGFKFTGELKEGVTATDLVLTCTSMLRKHGVVGRFVEYYGPGLASLTLADRATLANMAPEYGATCGFFGIDDKTLDYLRLTGREEEQIALVEAYAKEQGFWMEPGAADPVFTSTLELDLSTVVPSLAGPKRPQDWVALPEVDDVFNKDMAETYKKAQTRVPVEGKDFDVGDGDVMIAAITSCTNTSNPGVLVAAGLVAKKADEFGLKPKPWVKTSLAPGSQVVTDYLNKAGLQPHLDNIGFNLVGYGCTTCIGNSGPLAEPISKAINENGLVAAAVISGNRNFEGRVSPDVRANFLASPPLVVAYALKGTVVEDFVTTPIGTSKDGKEVFLKDIWPTNHEVYDTMASCMDRAMFQARYADVYKGDKHWQAIDVAGSETYSWRAGSTYIANPPYFEGMTMTPAPVSDIVEAKPLLILGDSITTDHISPAGSIKADSPAGAWLMEHQVAKADFNSYGARRGHHEVMMRGTFANIRIKNEMVPGIEGGMSRYGEEVLPVYDVAMKHKAAGTPMVVVAGKEYGTGSSRDWAAKGTNLLGVRAVIVESFERIHRSNLVGMGVLPLQFKEGDTRTSLGLDADCAFTIKGVADLKPRQDVEVEVTRADGSTFTFTALCRIDTANEVEYFMNGGILQYVLRKLAA; from the coding sequence ATGACCCAGGTCGGCAAGAACTCGCTCGGCACCCGCAGCACCCTCAATGTGGGAGGCAAGGATTATGCCTATTACTCCCTCAAGAAGGCGGCGGAGAAGATCGGCGACGTCAGCCGACTGCCCTTCTCGATGAAGGTGCTGCTGGAAAACCTGCTGCGCTTCGAGGACGGCGGCTTCACCGTTTCCACCGATGACATTCAGGCCATTGCCGACTGGCAGAAGAACCCCGTCACCGGCGCTGAAATCCAGTATCGCCCGGCCCGCGTGCTGCTGCAGGATTTCACCGGCGTTCCCTGCGTGGTCGATCTGGCCGCCATGCGCGACGCGATCGCGAAGCTGGGCGGCGACACCAGCAAGATCAACCCGCTGGTTCCCGTGAACCTCGTCATCGACCACTCGGTGATGGTGGACGAATTCGGCCATCCCAAGGCGTTCGAAGAGAACGTGGAGATCGAATATCAGCGCAATATGGAACGCTATGACTTCCTCAAGTGGGGTTCCAAGTCGCTCAACAATTTCTACGCCGTGCCTCCGGGCACCGGCATCTGCCATCAGGTGAACCTGGAAAACATCGCCAAGTCGGTGTGGACCAGCGTGGACCAGAACGGCGAGACAGTCGCCTATTTCGATACCTGCGTCGGCACGGACAGCCACACCACCATGGTCAACGGCCTGGGCGTACTGGGCTGGGGCGTGGGCGGCATCGAAGCGGAAGCCGCGATGCTGGGCCAGCCGGTTTCCATGCTGATCCCCGAAGTGGTCGGCTTCAAGTTCACCGGCGAACTCAAGGAAGGCGTGACCGCGACCGACCTCGTGCTGACCTGCACCTCCATGCTGCGCAAGCATGGCGTGGTTGGCCGCTTCGTCGAATATTACGGCCCGGGCCTCGCTTCGCTGACGCTGGCCGACCGTGCGACGCTGGCCAACATGGCGCCGGAATATGGCGCCACCTGCGGCTTCTTCGGCATTGACGACAAGACGCTGGACTATCTGCGCCTGACCGGCCGCGAAGAAGAACAGATCGCGCTGGTGGAAGCCTATGCCAAGGAACAGGGCTTCTGGATGGAACCGGGCGCTGCCGATCCGGTGTTCACCTCCACTCTCGAACTCGACCTGTCGACCGTTGTGCCCTCGCTCGCCGGTCCGAAGCGTCCGCAGGACTGGGTGGCGCTTCCCGAAGTGGACGACGTGTTCAACAAGGACATGGCCGAAACCTACAAGAAGGCGCAGACGCGCGTTCCGGTGGAAGGCAAGGATTTCGACGTGGGCGATGGCGACGTGATGATCGCCGCGATCACCAGCTGCACCAACACCTCGAACCCGGGCGTGCTGGTTGCCGCCGGCCTCGTCGCCAAGAAGGCCGATGAATTCGGCCTCAAGCCCAAGCCCTGGGTCAAAACCTCACTGGCCCCCGGCTCGCAGGTGGTGACGGACTATCTCAACAAGGCAGGCCTGCAGCCCCACCTCGACAATATCGGCTTCAACCTGGTCGGCTATGGCTGCACCACCTGCATCGGCAATTCCGGCCCGCTGGCCGAACCGATCAGCAAGGCGATCAACGAAAACGGCCTGGTCGCCGCTGCCGTGATCTCGGGCAACCGCAACTTCGAAGGCCGCGTCAGCCCCGACGTGCGCGCCAACTTCCTCGCTTCGCCCCCGCTGGTGGTGGCCTACGCCCTGAAGGGCACCGTGGTGGAAGACTTCGTCACCACCCCGATCGGCACCAGCAAGGACGGCAAGGAAGTGTTCCTCAAGGACATCTGGCCGACCAACCACGAAGTCTACGACACGATGGCCAGCTGCATGGACCGCGCCATGTTCCAGGCCCGCTATGCCGACGTCTACAAGGGCGACAAGCACTGGCAGGCCATCGACGTAGCCGGTTCGGAAACCTATTCCTGGCGTGCAGGCTCCACCTACATTGCCAACCCGCCTTACTTCGAAGGCATGACCATGACCCCGGCCCCGGTTTCCGACATCGTGGAAGCCAAGCCGCTGCTGATCCTGGGCGATTCGATCACCACCGATCACATCAGCCCGGCAGGCTCGATCAAGGCAGACAGCCCGGCCGGCGCATGGCTGATGGAACATCAGGTCGCCAAGGCGGACTTCAATTCCTACGGCGCGCGCCGTGGCCACCACGAAGTGATGATGCGCGGCACTTTCGCCAATATCCGCATCAAGAACGAAATGGTCCCCGGCATCGAAGGCGGCATGAGCCGCTATGGCGAGGAAGTGCTGCCGGTCTACGACGTGGCGATGAAGCACAAGGCCGCCGGCACTCCGATGGTCGTCGTCGCGGGCAAGGAATATGGCACCGGCTCCAGCCGTGACTGGGCCGCCAAGGGCACCAACCTGCTGGGCGTGCGCGCGGTGATCGTGGAAAGCTTCGAGCGTATCCACCGCTCCAACCTCGTCGGCATGGGCGTGCTGCCGCTGCAGTTCAAGGAAGGCGATACCCGCACTTCGCTGGGCCTCGACGCCGATTGCGCCTTCACCATCAAGGGCGTGGCCGATCTCAAGCCGCGTCAGGACGTGGAAGTAGAAGTGACCCGCGCCGACGGCTCGACCTTCACCTTCACGGCCCTGTGCCGCATCGATACCGCCAATGAAGTGGAATACTTCATGAATGGCGGCATCCTGCAATATGTGCTGCGCAAGCTGGCCGCCTGA
- the ispG gene encoding flavodoxin-dependent (E)-4-hydroxy-3-methylbut-2-enyl-diphosphate synthase, with product MSSIRPWRDIMRRKSRQIMVGNVPVGGDAPITVQTMTNTLTSDPVATIDQIRRCEEAGADIIRVSCPDVESTAAFKQIARAARVPLVADIHFHYKRALEAADAGAACLRINPGNIGSSERVAEVVRAAKANGCSIRIGVNAGSLEKDLLEKYGEPCPEALVESALDHIKLLQDHDFHEYKVAVKASDVFLAVAAYMGLAEAVDCPLHLGITEAGGLIGGTVKSSIGIGNLLWAGIGDTIRVSLSAEPEEEVRVGYEILKSLGLRTRGVRVVSCPSCARQGFDVIRTVAALEDRLSHIKTPMSVSVLGCVVNGPGEARETDIGITGGGAGKHMVYLSGVTDHHVNDADMLDHIVKLVEAKAAEIDAGTSVSMDTIHGKAA from the coding sequence ATGTCTTCCATCCGTCCCTGGCGCGACATCATGCGCCGCAAGAGCCGCCAGATCATGGTCGGCAATGTGCCCGTTGGCGGCGATGCGCCGATCACGGTGCAGACCATGACCAACACGCTCACGTCAGATCCCGTGGCGACGATCGACCAGATCCGCCGCTGCGAGGAAGCGGGGGCGGACATCATCCGCGTTTCCTGCCCGGATGTGGAAAGCACCGCCGCCTTCAAGCAGATCGCCAGGGCCGCCCGCGTGCCGCTCGTGGCGGACATCCACTTCCACTACAAGCGCGCGCTGGAAGCGGCAGATGCGGGCGCGGCCTGCCTGCGGATCAATCCCGGCAATATCGGCAGCAGCGAACGCGTGGCCGAAGTGGTGCGCGCGGCCAAGGCCAATGGCTGTTCCATCCGCATCGGCGTGAATGCGGGCAGCCTTGAGAAGGATCTGCTGGAAAAATACGGCGAACCCTGCCCTGAGGCTCTGGTCGAAAGCGCGCTCGATCATATCAAGCTGCTGCAGGATCACGATTTCCACGAATACAAGGTGGCGGTGAAAGCCAGCGACGTATTCCTGGCGGTCGCGGCCTATATGGGCCTGGCCGAAGCAGTGGACTGCCCGCTGCATCTGGGCATTACCGAGGCGGGCGGGCTGATCGGCGGCACGGTGAAAAGCTCCATCGGCATCGGCAATCTGCTGTGGGCCGGGATCGGCGATACGATCCGCGTCTCCCTCTCGGCCGAGCCGGAGGAAGAAGTCCGCGTCGGCTATGAAATCCTCAAGAGCCTCGGCCTGCGCACGCGCGGGGTGCGCGTCGTCTCCTGCCCCAGCTGCGCGCGGCAGGGCTTCGACGTGATCCGCACCGTCGCCGCGCTGGAAGACCGGCTGAGCCACATCAAGACGCCGATGAGCGTTTCCGTGCTGGGCTGCGTGGTCAACGGGCCGGGCGAAGCGCGCGAGACGGATATCGGCATTACCGGCGGCGGCGCGGGCAAGCACATGGTCTATCTTTCGGGTGTGACCGACCACCATGTGAACGATGCCGACATGCTGGATCACATCGTGAAGCTGGTGGAAGCCAAGGCGGCCGAAATCGACGCAGGCACTTCCGTCAGCATGGATACGATCCACGGGAAGGCGGCATGA
- a CDS encoding DUF6624 domain-containing protein, with the protein MAKAPSEELAELYRRTVEDQFARSHFSAVAEKSSWAADLPEPALAYAYYIIGSDVCSADAANMLWLKARLREHGWYTISKYGSSADLAAWILVQHADRDPAFQAEVLEMLEPLLIEKETQQKNYAYLYDRVAVNGNRPQRYGTQGRCISSKWEPREVEAPEELDARRAAVELEPEADYAARFTCPPA; encoded by the coding sequence TTGGCCAAGGCGCCTTCCGAAGAACTTGCCGAACTTTATCGGCGCACTGTCGAAGATCAGTTCGCCCGCTCGCATTTCTCCGCCGTGGCGGAAAAAAGCAGTTGGGCGGCGGACCTGCCGGAACCGGCCCTCGCTTACGCCTATTACATCATCGGATCCGATGTCTGCAGCGCGGACGCAGCCAATATGCTATGGCTAAAAGCCCGGCTCCGCGAACATGGCTGGTACACCATAAGCAAATATGGCTCCTCAGCGGACCTTGCGGCCTGGATTCTGGTGCAACATGCGGACCGTGATCCGGCCTTCCAGGCCGAAGTTCTCGAAATGCTGGAACCCTTGCTGATCGAGAAAGAAACGCAGCAGAAGAATTACGCCTATTTGTATGATCGGGTTGCCGTGAATGGGAACCGTCCGCAACGCTATGGCACGCAGGGCCGTTGCATATCCAGCAAGTGGGAACCGCGCGAGGTTGAAGCTCCTGAAGAACTCGATGCGCGCAGGGCAGCAGTGGAGCTGGAACCGGAAGCGGATTATGCCGCGAGATTTACATGCCCTCCCGCCTAG